A single region of the Metarhizium brunneum chromosome 6, complete sequence genome encodes:
- the SKG3 gene encoding Protein SKG3: MSHFSAGAKTPSPSSSPPNDLSVSLKKKQHHVSDPFPQLDRNIDAVRRPVTPPSRPDYGTPPEGSPNDTPPRRQRSSSRPLSMVQTYQPPVMDINEDTIPELQPIFTLLNSHSNKLYQEGYFLKLDDQNTQGKPNTDRTWTECFAQLVGTVLSLWDAAELDAAGEDGEVLPKFINLTDASIKMIESLPTRSNDEQPLQNILSISTAGRNRYLLHFNSHHSLIQWTAGIRLAMFEHSTLQEAYTGALIAAKGKSLNNINVIMERSRMKSEQWVRVRFGAGVPWRRCWCVTSPPDEKEYQKQQKELKKRSAYDRSHAPVLKGDIKFYDSRKDGKKQKKAQPIATITDAYSAYAIYPQAKSLIDASTLLKIEGRVTVHSDPPSSTEGFIFIMPEVHPAVSGFEMLLRFLFPTWDSFGLYGRPGRLVASVLDPRSLMFAMPKHKRYGYLEILDVSTLILDEGSTSWSEREWRKRLKDATGTRMNALEDGSRSHSRSASRSSARLSFGSGGRPKVGFADDGNLLQPGREPHHLRNVSDPNLGGAQRHDAGAGGSPPRHQPPLRGGPPGQMIHEPASSDEELGASPPPPMHNLEAMRSLQTPEPVSSPPAFSHGPQARPTSNPYHSPELRRANSRLSSSTLAQMATAGGMETDSQGGRSPANYRDGEDGALYGPAGYSHDHSLGTYANSGTPDAAPNPGGQGQLPATNLPGPTLPNLEIPNHRSRGPVGPMGPPGPHGQNPNSRPGTSEGRRSPYPPGSGPSRSPNPPQQGFRPDQARSPHGPPGPPGPYGRGRPPPGQGPPNGPPGQYGNYRPAPGGPPPPGGPGGGRGGPPGNPHRKPVPRQTNSITPDHIIDHYTSDPYGGPVPGYDSRPVPPSHNQGLGFDGSNGNRDEDRPRAGVLKTVGGGEPPLQKNSEFNIPDVNFGPTVNYGASAVPRKQVPGPVEPSMRSQPPGYYSPEPNPNVHAPRSGHGRQEPVEPGQRTMAWQPAGTYTTSGSGAGAGARAMTPEQYVQHRAAANSPQYGGNLGFGGPGAMGVRNPSPQPPYPGAGRGASGPPPPLHGGPGGNPSRPLGPPSSGLPPQGQYNHNQGQVPSHAPYQGQAF; encoded by the exons ATGTCCCACTTCTCCGCTGGCGCAAAGAccccatcgccatcatcctcgCCCCCCAACGACCTCTCCGTGAGcctcaagaagaagcagcaccaCGTTTCCGACCCTTTCCCTCAACTAGATCGCAACATCGACGCTGTACGCCGACCCGTCACGCCGCCATCACGGCCGGACTATGGAACCCCGCCAGAAGGCTCTCCAAACGACACTCCTCCCCGACGTCAGCGCAGTTCATCGCGACCACTGTCCATGGTTCAGACCTACCAGCCGCCCGTCATGGACATTAACGAAGACACTATTCCTGAGCTCCAGCCCATCTTCACACTTCTCAATAGCCACTCCAACAAACTGTATCAGGAAGGATACTTTTTGAAACTCGACGACCAAAACACAC AGGGCAAACCGAATACGGACCGAACATGGACCGAATGTTTTGCACAGCTTGTCGGCACAGTCTTGTCGTTGTGGGATGCCGCCGAACTTGATGCggccggcgaggacggcgaggtcCTGCCAAAGTTTATCAATCTCACGGATGCTTCAATCAAGATG ATCGAATCACTCCCTACTCGTTCCAACGATGAGCAGCCGTTACAAAACATTTTGAGCATATCTACTGCGGGCAGAAATCGATATCTTCTCCACTTCAACTCACACCACTCTCTGATTCAGTGGACGGCAGGAATCCGTCTTGCCATGTTCGAGCACTCAACCTTACAGGAGGCTTACACCGGCGCCTTGATTGCGGCCAAGGGAAAATCACTGAACAATATCAATGTGATCATGGAGAGATCACGCATGAAGTCAGAGCAGTGGGTCAGAGTTCGCTTCGGTGCCGGTGTGCCGTGGCGTCGCTGCTGGTGTGTTACTTCCCCCCCGGATGAGAAGGAATACCAGAAGCAACAGAAAGAACTCAAGAAGAGGTCTGCCTATGACCGGTCTCACGCCCCTGTTCTCAAGGGAGATATCAAATTCTATGATTCCAGAAAGGACgggaaaaagcaaaagaagGCTCAACCAATTGCCACCATTACTGATGCATACTCTGCCTATGCGATTTACCCCCAGGCAAAATCTTTGATTGACGCTTCAACACTGCTCAAGATTGAAGGCCGTGTTACCGTCCACTCTGATCCGCCTTCATCTACTGAaggcttcatcttcatcatgccCGAGGTTCATCCGGCTGTCAGCGGCTTTGAGATGCTGCTTCGTTTCTTATTCCCTACGTGGGACTCTTTTGGTCTGTATGGCAGACCCGGCAGATTGGTTGCAAGCGTTCTTGACCCGCGATCGCTCATGTTTGCCATGCCCAAACACAAGCGCTACGGATATCTTGAGATACTCGATGTTTCGACGCTGATTCTCGACGAAGGCAGTACGTCATGGTCAGAACGAGAGTGGCGCAAGCGACTAAAGGACGCTACCGGGACACGAATGAATGCACTGGAAGACGGTTCTAGATCCCATTCTCGTAGTGCGAGTCGTTCCAGTGCAAGACTTAGCTTTGGCAGTGGAGGTAGACCCAAGGTTGGGTttgctgatgatggcaactTG CTGCAGCCGGGTCGTGAGCCTCACCATTTGCGTAACGTATCAGATCCAAATCTGGGTGGTGCGCAACGACATGatgctggagctggcggctcaccaccacggcaCCAGCCCCCCCTTCGTGGAGGCCCTCCCGGTCAAATGATTCACGAGCCTGCGAGCTCTGACGAAGAGCTAGGCGCATCTCCGCCCCCTCCAATGCACAATCTGGAAGCCATGAGAAGTCTCCAGACTCCTGAGCCGGTTTCAAGCCCTCCAGCCTTCAGTCATGGACCGCAAGCTAGACCGACCAGCAATCCGTATCACTCCCCTGAGCTCCGACGAGCGAATAGTCGGCTTTCAAGCTCGACACTTGCCCAGATGGCCACGGCTGGTGGCATGGAAACCGACTCGCAGGGTGGTCGTTCACCAGCCAACTACAGAGATGGTGAGGATGGTGCGCTCTACGGACCCGCGGGATACTCGCATGACCATTCACTAGGAACTTACGCTAATTCTGGAACCCCTGATGCAGCCCCGAACCCaggaggccaaggacaaCTACCTGCCACGAACCTGCCTGGCCCAACCCTTCCAAACCTTGAGATTCCGAACCATCGATCAAGGGGCCCCGTGGGACCCATGGGGCCTCCCGGTCCCCACGGCCAGAATCCCAATTCACGTCCTGGCACCTCGGAAGGACGTCGATCGCCCTATCCTCCAGGATCAGGCCCGTCGCGATCACCTAATCCTCCGCAGCAAGGCTTCCGACCAGACCAAGCTCGATCTCCTCATGGTCCCCCAGGACCGCCTGGGCCTTATGGGCGCGGGCGACCCCCTCCAGGTCAAGGACCCCCAAACGGACCCCCTGGCCAGTATGGTAATTATCGACCTGCACCAGGCGGGCCGCCACCGCCTGGTGGCCCCGGGGGTGGTCGGGGCGGCCCTCCCGGCAATCCCCATCGAAAACCAGTCCCACGACAAACCAACAGCATCACTCCTGATCACATCATTGATCACTATACCTCCGACCCGTATGGCGGCCCTGTACCTGGATATGATTCAAGGCCAGTCCCGCCCTCACACAACCAAGGCCTCGGATTTGACGGTTCAAATGGAAACCGCGACGAAGATCGACCTCGTGCTGGCGTGTTGAAGACTGTAGGGGGTGGAGAGCCTCCGTTGCAGAAGAATTCGGAATTCAATATCCCAGACGTCAATTTTGGCCCTACTGTTAATTATGGTGCGTCGGCGGTGCCGCGAAAACAAGTCCCAGGACCTGTCGAACCTTCAATGCGCAGTCAACCGCCAGGCTACTACTCCCCGGAGCCTAATCCGAATGTTCACGCGCCTCGGTCAGGTCATGGGAGACAGGAACCCGTGGAACCTGGCCAAAGAACTATGGCCTGGCAGCCCGCGGGTACCTATACTACATCGGGAtcaggagcaggagcaggagcaagAGCGATGACACCAGAACAGTACGTCCAACATCGAGCCGCAGCAAACTCGCCACAGTACGGCGGTAATCTCGGATTTGGAGGACCTGGGGCTATGGGTGTCAGGAACCCTAGCCCTCAACCTCCATATCCAGGCGCTGGACGCGGAGCCAGTGGCCCGCCTCCACCTCTTCATGGAGGCCCCGGAGGCAATCCTTCTCGACCTCTCGGCCCTCCGTCATCTGGCTTACCTCCACAGGGACAATACAACCACAATCAGGGTCAAGTCCCTAGTCATGCTCCATACCAGGGCCAGGCCTTTTAA